A single window of Synechococcus sp. CBW1004 DNA harbors:
- a CDS encoding YkgJ family cysteine cluster protein — protein MQADNQPPLKPAMTTQQQLGEDDQHSPQDRGHAESIHEQQHHTHESTFSEPLHVCEACGFCCDGTLFDRVEVSSKEKERLQDKGKFYTRSNGEIRMRLGCQYLGSDGRCECYQKRPRKCRSYQCELLKSVEAGITSMQDAVNIVREARMLRDKSIEASHAAVRAGGGTIAGTENVNQLIRQVEELLNLSAPVPAPAVALAKYRYRSFVHWIRLYIRNNHLH, from the coding sequence ATGCAGGCTGACAATCAACCTCCCTTAAAACCAGCGATGACAACGCAACAACAGCTGGGGGAGGACGACCAGCACAGCCCTCAAGACAGGGGTCATGCAGAATCGATCCACGAACAACAACATCACACCCATGAGAGTACGTTCTCGGAGCCCTTGCATGTTTGCGAGGCCTGCGGCTTCTGCTGCGATGGAACCCTCTTCGATCGGGTAGAAGTCAGTTCCAAGGAAAAGGAACGACTGCAGGACAAAGGAAAATTTTACACCAGGTCAAATGGCGAGATTCGCATGCGCCTCGGCTGCCAGTATCTCGGATCAGATGGTCGATGCGAGTGCTATCAGAAAAGACCCAGAAAATGCAGGTCGTACCAATGTGAGCTGTTGAAATCGGTAGAGGCGGGGATCACCTCCATGCAGGACGCAGTCAACATCGTTCGAGAGGCAAGGATGCTGCGCGACAAGTCAATCGAAGCCTCCCATGCCGCCGTTCGTGCAGGCGGTGGCACCATCGCAGGAACAGAAAATGTCAATCAGCTGATCAGACAGGTGGAAGAGCTTCTCAATCTCTCAGCACCCGTACCAGCGCCAGCCGTGGCACTGGCGAAATACCGTTATCGCTCCTTCGTGCACTGGATCAGGCTTTACATCAGGAACAACCACCTGCACTGA
- a CDS encoding glycosyltransferase family 2 protein yields the protein MQETDRLADVVMPSYLTPLVSICTVTYERQALLPLLEQSLILQDYPQANLEWIIIDDSPNGPTTFGFTDAIKSGVKVRYYYLEQRLELGAKRNLSHEYCRGEFIVYMDDDDYYPPTRVSHAVTALQNSECLIAGSSELPLLLLPECSTWMIHAFGSGHATGNTLAFHRSYLTNHAYEAGATHAEEAYFLDNFSVPMVQLEPLRTITCIGHSRNTVDKRRFLTSTHGEGISRVHTRKGHFVPEKFLLDYTQALAEIEDRHQHGILTKSLVANNEQTSATYSDDLKDSPRVAVITPYYNEDLAILKRCHHSVLAQTIPCCHFLVADGQGREELEALNCRHIRLGGMGHNDNGNTPRSIGALCAMNEGFTCIAYLDADNWFLPDHLESAIRVQRETGCEIVFTGREVAFPDGELLPQLDEEDLSRSHADTSSVVVFEPAFRSLSLWAQMPRELGPFCDRVAFNYLTSHFRCAWSDHSSVVFETWYWGHFTAAGHLPPANAKFLHARSLEEWQKVSDRFRHRSHTPFLPSSLPESPKKTRLNLISILGPVGCGAHRLQRDLCHHITFFGLPPNNFLYRWYQAFGGDCLDRHSSTTILNRLRQLEKRDKASRDWRLDPLIDAGLALSPNRTFTALEAYFRLVQATMPARCRSFSRINGVSNLIERSSSAAYAAQLLFELLPMHRALLVIGDPIDQITRLNSVAKAQALMSGIPCLTIEELCDQYLEALIQPLQAAPIGQLLIVRQEAFNQDPTGSLRHVADWLGLKTPEWPKGLKRRIDTLGAVNTVYMNELETIKQQVEQDIHLDERFSVQGSYAEWWGDLDAKMEVAKGGQATELQLSDADSHHVRSSFAPLLQLLEATALDEDPELTEPDLSLAEIAKSEDEFSPSRNTSHQKVLTLCKLLQDRWHDSEEHLFGIRNNQRQNG from the coding sequence ATGCAAGAAACAGACAGGCTTGCCGACGTCGTTATGCCATCATATTTAACTCCGCTCGTCAGCATCTGCACCGTCACCTATGAACGGCAAGCGCTGCTGCCGCTGCTGGAACAGTCTTTAATCCTGCAGGACTATCCACAGGCAAATCTTGAGTGGATCATTATTGATGACAGCCCTAACGGGCCCACCACGTTTGGCTTTACAGACGCCATAAAATCAGGAGTCAAGGTCCGCTATTACTATTTAGAGCAACGCTTAGAGCTTGGAGCCAAGCGCAATCTGTCTCATGAATACTGTAGAGGAGAGTTCATCGTCTACATGGATGATGATGATTACTATCCTCCCACCCGGGTCTCGCATGCGGTGACCGCATTGCAGAACAGCGAATGCCTGATTGCTGGCTCCAGCGAACTGCCTCTGCTACTGCTCCCAGAATGCTCGACATGGATGATTCATGCGTTTGGCTCCGGGCATGCCACGGGCAACACGCTGGCCTTTCATCGCAGCTATCTCACCAACCATGCCTATGAAGCCGGGGCAACACATGCCGAGGAGGCATATTTTTTAGACAATTTTAGTGTCCCAATGGTGCAGCTGGAGCCTCTCAGGACAATTACCTGCATTGGCCATAGTCGGAACACGGTGGACAAGCGGCGTTTCCTAACATCAACTCATGGCGAAGGGATTTCTCGCGTTCACACTCGGAAAGGTCACTTCGTCCCCGAGAAGTTTCTGCTTGACTACACCCAAGCACTCGCTGAAATCGAGGATCGCCATCAACATGGCATTCTCACAAAAAGTTTAGTCGCAAACAACGAGCAGACATCTGCGACATACTCAGATGATCTCAAGGACAGTCCTCGCGTGGCTGTCATAACACCCTATTACAACGAGGATCTTGCGATCCTGAAGCGATGCCATCACAGCGTGCTGGCACAAACCATCCCTTGTTGCCATTTTCTTGTGGCGGATGGGCAAGGACGCGAGGAGCTCGAAGCACTGAACTGCCGCCACATCCGCTTGGGTGGCATGGGCCACAACGACAACGGCAACACGCCTCGCAGCATTGGTGCCCTTTGTGCGATGAATGAAGGCTTCACCTGCATTGCCTACCTTGATGCCGATAACTGGTTTCTCCCCGATCACCTGGAGTCAGCGATCAGAGTTCAACGTGAAACCGGTTGTGAGATCGTTTTTACTGGCCGCGAAGTGGCTTTCCCTGATGGCGAGTTGTTGCCCCAGCTTGATGAAGAAGATCTGAGTCGTAGCCATGCAGATACGAGTTCTGTGGTGGTTTTTGAACCCGCGTTTCGCTCCTTGAGTCTATGGGCGCAAATGCCACGCGAACTTGGCCCCTTTTGTGATCGCGTCGCATTTAACTATCTCACATCACACTTCAGATGCGCCTGGAGTGATCACTCAAGCGTGGTGTTTGAGACTTGGTATTGGGGTCACTTCACAGCTGCCGGGCATTTACCACCAGCCAATGCGAAGTTTCTACATGCCAGGTCCCTAGAGGAATGGCAGAAAGTGAGTGATCGCTTCCGCCACAGATCACACACTCCATTTCTGCCAAGCTCGTTGCCCGAGAGTCCCAAGAAAACGAGACTGAATTTGATTTCTATTCTGGGGCCTGTTGGTTGTGGCGCTCACCGACTACAGCGTGACCTCTGCCATCACATCACTTTTTTTGGCCTGCCTCCCAACAACTTTTTGTATCGCTGGTACCAAGCTTTTGGTGGTGATTGCCTGGATCGTCATTCATCGACCACGATCCTCAATCGGCTGCGGCAACTTGAAAAGCGAGACAAAGCGAGCAGAGATTGGCGGCTTGATCCTTTAATTGATGCGGGTTTAGCTCTAAGCCCGAATCGCACTTTCACCGCTCTGGAAGCCTATTTCAGACTGGTTCAGGCCACCATGCCTGCACGATGCCGGAGCTTCAGTCGCATCAACGGAGTCTCCAATCTGATTGAGAGAAGCAGTTCAGCAGCCTATGCTGCCCAGCTCTTGTTTGAACTGTTACCAATGCATCGCGCTCTGTTGGTGATTGGCGATCCAATTGATCAGATCACCCGGCTCAACTCAGTCGCCAAAGCGCAGGCGTTGATGAGCGGCATACCATGCCTGACGATCGAAGAGCTTTGTGATCAATACCTGGAAGCCTTGATACAACCGCTACAAGCAGCTCCGATCGGGCAACTTCTGATCGTCAGACAAGAAGCTTTCAATCAAGACCCTACAGGTTCGCTTCGTCATGTGGCAGATTGGCTTGGCTTGAAGACACCTGAATGGCCGAAGGGATTAAAGCGACGAATCGACACATTGGGCGCCGTGAATACTGTTTATATGAATGAGTTGGAGACGATTAAACAACAAGTTGAACAGGATATTCATCTTGACGAGCGCTTCTCGGTTCAGGGAAGCTACGCAGAATGGTGGGGTGACCTTGACGCCAAGATGGAAGTCGCCAAGGGGGGCCAAGCTACAGAATTACAGCTTTCAGATGCTGACTCTCATCACGTGAGATCTTCCTTTGCACCTCTGCTTCAACTCCTTGAGGCAACCGCTTTGGATGAAGATCCAGAACTGACGGAGCCAGATCTGTCACTGGCGGAGATCGCCAAATCAGAAGATGAATTTTCGCCATCGCGGAACACATCCCACCAGAAGGTGCTCACCCTCTGCAAACTTCTACAAGACCGATGGCACGATTCTGAAGAACATCTTTTCGGAATTCGAAACAACCAGCGCCAAAATGGTTAG
- the clpS gene encoding ATP-dependent Clp protease adapter ClpS codes for MNATDQASMPLRAAKEESGGIAVIEKEQQRTRKPSPRYKVLLHNDPINSMEYVVATLRQVVPSLSEQDAIAVMLEAHNTGIGLVIICDIEPAEFYCESLKAKGLTSTIEPEA; via the coding sequence ATGAACGCAACTGACCAGGCATCCATGCCGCTCCGAGCAGCCAAAGAAGAATCCGGTGGCATCGCTGTCATCGAGAAGGAGCAGCAACGCACTCGCAAACCGTCTCCGCGTTACAAGGTATTGCTCCACAATGACCCCATCAACTCGATGGAATATGTGGTAGCCACTCTCAGGCAGGTTGTTCCCTCACTCAGCGAACAAGATGCGATTGCAGTGATGCTTGAAGCGCACAACACCGGCATTGGTCTGGTAATCATCTGTGACATTGAACCCGCAGAATTTTACTGCGAATCACTCAAGGCCAAGGGACTCACCAGCACGATCGAACCGGAAGCCTGA
- a CDS encoding CPBP family intramembrane glutamic endopeptidase, which translates to MTKRDDRTMHSPKAIGVRWWSSAIYVPLLYGLGWLLSRPLLWFAPQLKPDQVDLAGAVLALVLFLLTLPRRLYLVWGEREPWRRLGLVGAPSVCVRALLRGGLKAAALLFGFVAILLLTHLGRWAGAWDIGILANAIALAAGVGFAEELLFRGWLWGELSLMTSSNRALGLQATIFALLHPWYQHEGLPSVTLLGGLILLGLALALQRRADQGLLWGAVGLHGGLVGGLFLLQNGLLQLNNQAPVWLVGPGNPNPNPVGGLIGWLGLLVLIMIRRPHWQHPAEAS; encoded by the coding sequence ATGACAAAACGGGATGACCGTACCATGCATTCGCCGAAAGCGATTGGGGTTCGCTGGTGGAGTTCGGCGATCTATGTGCCACTGCTGTATGGCCTCGGCTGGCTGCTGTCGCGACCACTCCTCTGGTTCGCCCCGCAGCTCAAGCCTGATCAGGTTGATCTTGCTGGCGCTGTTCTGGCGCTGGTTCTGTTTCTCCTGACCTTACCCAGACGGCTGTATCTGGTCTGGGGCGAAAGAGAACCCTGGCGACGGCTCGGACTTGTGGGTGCACCATCGGTCTGCGTCAGAGCGCTGCTACGAGGCGGTCTGAAAGCCGCCGCGCTGCTTTTTGGGTTCGTCGCCATCCTCCTGCTCACGCATCTCGGCCGATGGGCAGGCGCTTGGGATATCGGCATTCTGGCCAATGCCATCGCTCTCGCTGCGGGTGTTGGATTCGCAGAAGAACTTTTGTTCCGGGGCTGGTTGTGGGGTGAGCTATCGCTCATGACCAGCAGCAATCGGGCCTTGGGACTGCAAGCGACGATCTTCGCGCTGCTGCATCCTTGGTACCAACACGAGGGTCTGCCGTCCGTCACGCTGCTGGGGGGACTGATCCTGCTTGGATTGGCCCTTGCCCTACAGCGCAGAGCTGACCAAGGGTTGCTGTGGGGAGCCGTGGGCCTGCATGGAGGGCTGGTAGGCGGGCTTTTTCTGCTGCAAAATGGGCTTTTGCAGCTTAACAACCAGGCTCCTGTCTGGCTTGTCGGTCCAGGGAATCCCAATCCCAATCCCGTTGGAGGGCTGATTGGATGGCTTGGGCTGCTCGTTCTGATCATGATCCGGCGCCCACACTGGCAGCATCCGGCTGAGGCCTCTTGA
- a CDS encoding HlyD family secretion protein, protein MNQNIDSVELQDITPATIPGRLTLRDEEGLAELKFDEYIPSIQPWMKISSLMMVSGFLAAIAFMAVCPYRVVVRAVGNIRPAGELSVINSPFEGRLHSINVSTNQAIDAGQVVVTLDQSDMQARLQEIDNNIKQISIQAASLAGQSEAEYGAALVEVEKNRAQLKLAESEYRRFRGLMATGAASIQQLEEREAAYNIAKAGFDKSRKLLGEIQSRSNNLEAQLKRDLVTQEASAAKIRRDLGYTQVRSPIRGTVFKLDVRSPGQTISIGQPIASIAPKDVNLVIKAIVQSEEISNVKVGQPAILKITGCPHPDFGVLKAKVTSIAPDALGTEMNKQSVNQQLPANSGYEVRLQPDKTYLVANTGLRCQLKIGMDLSADITIRNEAMLMFLLRKARIVTGS, encoded by the coding sequence ATGAATCAGAACATTGATTCCGTTGAACTTCAGGACATCACGCCTGCGACCATCCCAGGACGGTTAACGCTTCGCGACGAAGAAGGCTTGGCAGAACTGAAATTCGACGAATATATCCCCTCAATTCAGCCCTGGATGAAAATTTCAAGCCTGATGATGGTATCGGGCTTTTTGGCGGCCATTGCATTTATGGCTGTATGCCCTTACAGGGTCGTTGTCAGAGCAGTCGGTAATATCCGACCAGCTGGTGAGCTCAGTGTCATTAACTCACCTTTTGAGGGGAGGCTGCACAGTATCAATGTTTCCACAAATCAGGCCATTGATGCTGGTCAAGTTGTGGTTACATTGGATCAATCAGATATGCAAGCTAGGCTCCAAGAAATCGACAATAATATTAAGCAGATTTCGATCCAAGCCGCGTCCCTAGCTGGCCAATCCGAAGCTGAGTACGGCGCTGCTCTTGTAGAGGTTGAAAAGAACCGTGCACAGCTTAAGTTGGCAGAATCAGAGTATCGGCGCTTTCGTGGTCTGATGGCGACTGGTGCTGCTTCCATTCAACAGCTCGAAGAGCGAGAAGCCGCTTATAATATTGCCAAGGCGGGTTTTGACAAGTCGAGAAAGTTATTAGGAGAAATACAGTCTCGCAGTAATAATCTTGAAGCTCAACTCAAGCGAGACTTGGTTACGCAAGAAGCCAGCGCTGCCAAGATCCGGAGAGATCTCGGCTATACTCAAGTGCGCTCACCCATACGTGGAACTGTTTTTAAACTGGATGTAAGAAGCCCAGGCCAGACGATTTCAATAGGTCAACCGATAGCGAGTATCGCTCCTAAAGACGTTAATCTGGTCATCAAGGCCATTGTCCAAAGCGAGGAAATATCCAATGTAAAAGTAGGTCAACCTGCAATTCTTAAAATCACGGGCTGCCCACACCCCGACTTCGGTGTCCTCAAAGCAAAAGTGACATCAATTGCTCCTGATGCTCTCGGGACAGAGATGAATAAACAGTCAGTCAATCAACAACTACCTGCTAATTCAGGATATGAAGTGAGACTGCAGCCAGATAAAACATACTTGGTGGCCAATACAGGACTGCGATGCCAGCTGAAAATTGGCATGGATCTAAGCGCTGATATCACCATCCGCAATGAGGCAATGCTGATGTTTTTGCTGAGAAAAGCGCGAATAGTAACGGGGAGCTAG
- a CDS encoding zeta toxin family protein: MASLIFLAGYTGSGKTTILKQYTDQALCIKGDSLQADAARRAFPFIRKPYLYSWRSWPKDPATMHLELLMFTSLNSICPNVREHHGHILAEGAVFANDWFREALTTALAANGKSFKETDIHLLYLQPSHDVVFANIKKRLLSTSGRENERQKIKTIEDVEAGQYSYEKAITGTKWKRYASSDAVHTEIATIFNCSVTRS, from the coding sequence ATGGCAAGCTTGATTTTCCTGGCAGGCTACACAGGCAGTGGCAAGACAACTATCCTTAAGCAGTATACCGATCAAGCCTTGTGCATCAAAGGAGATTCATTACAAGCAGATGCCGCTCGGCGCGCCTTTCCATTCATTCGGAAGCCATATCTATATAGCTGGAGATCATGGCCGAAAGACCCAGCAACGATGCACCTTGAACTACTAATGTTCACGAGCCTGAACTCCATCTGCCCGAATGTCAGAGAACATCATGGCCATATTCTGGCCGAAGGAGCAGTATTTGCAAACGATTGGTTTCGCGAGGCATTGACGACAGCGCTTGCCGCCAATGGCAAGAGCTTCAAGGAAACCGATATTCACCTCCTCTACCTGCAACCCTCGCATGACGTGGTTTTTGCGAATATCAAGAAACGCCTCCTAAGCACATCCGGCCGCGAGAACGAACGGCAAAAGATTAAAACGATTGAGGATGTAGAAGCGGGACAGTACTCCTACGAAAAAGCGATAACAGGTACAAAGTGGAAGCGCTACGCAAGCAGCGATGCCGTGCACACGGAAATCGCCACGATCTTCAACTGCAGCGTCACAAGGTCATGA
- a CDS encoding sulfotransferase family 2 domain-containing protein produces the protein MPVFLKQDQRPVLFVHVPKAGGSSFSSVMVSCGWRELYSIRGLHADALAFARCSPQHWHAEILDWMFKRDCFAHIVAVFRDPFERFMSEYRWQSHQGMTSMRPAEWTAFVIDSCLRDPYIFDNHIRPQSDFVLEGASLYRLESEGLAKALRQCLGHAFPIPGAHDPDGVPVVLPRLKQTEHQSPLRDQFEALRPYIEDFYRRDYDLLASCCD, from the coding sequence ATGCCTGTTTTCCTCAAGCAGGACCAACGGCCGGTTCTGTTTGTCCACGTTCCCAAGGCAGGTGGGAGTAGCTTTTCATCTGTGATGGTGTCTTGTGGATGGCGGGAGTTGTATAGCATTCGGGGACTGCATGCCGATGCATTGGCATTTGCGCGTTGTTCTCCTCAGCATTGGCATGCCGAAATTCTTGATTGGATGTTCAAACGTGACTGTTTCGCTCATATTGTTGCCGTCTTCAGGGATCCCTTTGAGCGGTTTATGTCTGAATACCGCTGGCAATCTCACCAGGGAATGACTTCAATGCGCCCTGCGGAGTGGACTGCTTTTGTGATTGACTCTTGCCTCCGGGACCCCTACATCTTCGATAATCACATTCGTCCTCAGTCCGACTTTGTGCTTGAGGGTGCAAGCCTTTATCGATTGGAGTCTGAGGGGTTGGCGAAGGCTCTTCGCCAATGCCTCGGCCATGCTTTTCCGATTCCAGGAGCTCATGATCCTGATGGTGTTCCTGTTGTGTTGCCTCGTCTGAAGCAGACTGAGCACCAATCTCCGTTGCGTGATCAGTTTGAGGCGCTGCGTCCTTACATTGAGGATTTCTACCGTAGGGACTACGATCTTCTTGCCTCTTGTTGTGATT